A DNA window from Maribellus comscasis contains the following coding sequences:
- a CDS encoding arginine deiminase family protein, which translates to MQTSINSEIGKLEGVVVHTPGAEVENMTPENAERALYSDILNLSIASREYAQMIGVLRKTTQVLEVKKLLSDILKNDTCKAQLLKDVCVHEQIPGLEDELLQHNEEDLAALLTEGLILEKNNLTNYLNNERFLLRPLHNLFFTRDSAMGMNQSMLIGKMANPVRERETLIMEAIFKNHPVFETQVVNPLNNKSSILKSAQIKIEGGDFQVARPDVFVIGTGMRTSTQGIDFIIEHIKQQKKEPHHIIVQELPSTPESFIHLDMIFTFLDVDTCMAYDPVIFGTSRFRTIHIQIENGKVIKIGEEANIPSALRKLGIDLKSVSCGGKEDLWVQEREQWHSGANFFALAPGKVIGYERNVHTVEELNKNGFEVLKATDLTENKVSIDDYKKCVVTIAGSELARGGGGARCMTMPVRRAEVSW; encoded by the coding sequence ATGCAAACCAGTATAAATTCTGAAATTGGCAAGTTGGAAGGTGTTGTTGTTCATACACCGGGAGCAGAAGTTGAAAATATGACTCCGGAAAATGCTGAACGTGCTCTCTACAGCGACATTCTTAATCTTTCCATTGCAAGCCGTGAATATGCACAAATGATTGGCGTATTGAGAAAAACAACGCAGGTACTGGAAGTAAAAAAATTGTTAAGCGATATTTTAAAAAACGATACATGTAAAGCACAACTTTTAAAAGATGTTTGTGTTCATGAACAAATCCCCGGCCTCGAAGATGAATTGCTCCAGCATAATGAGGAAGACCTTGCCGCTTTATTGACAGAGGGGCTAATTCTGGAAAAAAACAATCTTACAAATTACCTGAACAATGAGCGTTTTTTGTTACGTCCGCTGCATAATTTATTTTTCACCCGCGACTCGGCGATGGGAATGAACCAGTCGATGTTAATCGGTAAAATGGCTAATCCTGTGCGCGAAAGGGAAACGCTGATTATGGAAGCCATTTTTAAAAATCATCCGGTATTTGAAACGCAGGTAGTAAATCCGTTAAACAATAAAAGCAGCATTTTAAAAAGCGCCCAGATAAAAATTGAAGGTGGTGATTTTCAGGTAGCGCGTCCCGATGTATTTGTTATAGGAACCGGGATGAGAACCAGTACACAAGGCATTGATTTTATTATTGAGCACATCAAACAACAAAAAAAAGAACCACATCATATCATTGTTCAGGAACTGCCTTCAACTCCGGAGTCTTTTATCCACCTCGATATGATTTTTACCTTTTTGGATGTGGATACCTGCATGGCCTACGACCCGGTTATTTTTGGAACCAGTCGTTTTCGCACCATTCATATTCAAATTGAAAACGGGAAAGTGATTAAAATTGGTGAGGAGGCCAATATTCCTTCTGCCTTACGAAAACTGGGAATCGATCTGAAATCAGTTTCCTGTGGAGGAAAAGAAGATTTATGGGTTCAGGAACGTGAGCAGTGGCACAGCGGCGCCAACTTTTTTGCACTGGCTCCCGGAAAAGTAATTGGATATGAGCGTAACGTTCACACTGTGGAGGAACTAAACAAAAACGGATTTGAGGTTTTAAAAGCAACTGATTTGACAGAAAATAAAGTCTCAATTGATGATTATAAAAAATGTGTAGTTACCATTGCCGGTTCGGAACTGGCACGCGGAGGTGGTGGTGCCCGTTGTATGACAATGCCGGTGCGAAGAGCAGAGGTAAGTTGGTAG
- a CDS encoding DUF4294 domain-containing protein, translated as MLKRNIYILIFIVLPAFSVVGQEKDSADFVIGLIEEGDTVVYKKLDEITINPKELNRRQQRRYSRLVAKVKKVYPLAVEARHLLKEYEPRYYALEDQRDRRKLMKGLEKELLDKHKDELKRWSMSDGRLLLKLINRETERTPYSLIRDFRGEFSAVFWQGIARIFKNNLKDEYDPYGEDRMLEEIVTLVEVGYYGPI; from the coding sequence ATGCTGAAAAGAAATATTTACATATTGATTTTCATTGTTTTACCTGCTTTTTCAGTTGTGGGGCAGGAGAAGGATTCAGCTGATTTTGTTATTGGTTTGATTGAAGAGGGAGATACGGTTGTTTACAAAAAACTTGACGAAATAACCATTAATCCCAAAGAACTGAACCGAAGACAACAAAGAAGATACAGTCGTTTGGTGGCCAAAGTAAAAAAGGTTTATCCGCTGGCTGTTGAAGCCCGCCATCTGCTAAAGGAATATGAACCCAGATATTATGCCTTGGAAGATCAGCGCGACAGAAGAAAATTAATGAAAGGACTCGAAAAGGAGTTGCTTGACAAACATAAAGATGAGTTAAAAAGGTGGTCGATGTCCGACGGGCGTTTACTTTTGAAGTTGATTAATCGCGAAACGGAACGAACACCCTATAGTTTGATTCGGGATTTCAGAGGTGAATTCAGCGCTGTATTCTGGCAGGGAATTGCCCGTATTTTCAAAAATAACCTGAAAGATGAATACGATCCTTACGGAGAAGACAGAATGCTGGAAGAGATAGTAACTTTGGTTGAAGTTGGATATTACGGCCCCATTTAG
- the thpR gene encoding RNA 2',3'-cyclic phosphodiesterase: MNSSSNIRTFIAVKIKPEPELVNLLHNCRDVFEGEAIKWVEENNLHLTLKFLGETSPAQIQEVKNCIENSGAKYSSFVFQLNGLGYFESKGQPRVLFSGIRNFEQMKLFVADLEACLNNLGFEKENREFKPHLTIGRIKFLKDKRRFYRFVEEYKNQTFQIITVTGIVFYQSILKTNRPQYIPLHVVQLNS, translated from the coding sequence ATGAATTCAAGTTCAAATATCAGAACATTTATCGCTGTTAAAATTAAACCCGAACCAGAGTTGGTTAATTTACTTCACAATTGCAGGGATGTGTTTGAAGGGGAAGCAATAAAATGGGTGGAAGAAAACAATCTGCATTTGACTTTAAAATTTTTGGGAGAGACCTCTCCTGCTCAAATTCAAGAGGTAAAAAATTGTATTGAAAATAGTGGTGCAAAATATTCTTCTTTTGTATTTCAATTGAATGGTTTGGGGTATTTTGAATCAAAAGGGCAACCACGGGTTTTGTTTTCGGGTATCCGTAACTTTGAACAAATGAAATTGTTTGTTGCCGATTTGGAGGCCTGTTTAAATAACTTGGGATTTGAAAAAGAAAACAGGGAATTCAAACCGCATTTAACAATCGGACGAATAAAATTTTTAAAAGATAAAAGGCGTTTTTATCGGTTTGTGGAAGAGTATAAAAATCAAACATTTCAGATTATAACGGTAACCGGGATTGTTTTTTACCAAAGTATTCTGAAGACCAACAGACCACAATATATTCCTTTACATGTTGTTCAACTAAATTCTTAA
- a CDS encoding antibiotic biosynthesis monooxygenase family protein, whose protein sequence is MIAKTPEPPYYAVIFTSLKMKEDSGYAGMAEKMTQLAQKQQGFLGVESARESLGITVSYWKDLESIKKWKQNVEHQEAQQKGKSVWYKSYKTRIAKVERDYEFGK, encoded by the coding sequence ATGATAGCGAAAACACCGGAACCTCCTTATTATGCTGTAATTTTTACTTCGTTGAAAATGAAAGAAGATAGTGGTTATGCCGGGATGGCGGAAAAAATGACACAGTTGGCGCAAAAACAGCAAGGTTTTCTGGGCGTCGAATCGGCTCGCGAGAGTCTTGGAATAACGGTTTCATATTGGAAAGATCTGGAATCCATCAAAAAATGGAAGCAAAATGTTGAGCATCAGGAAGCACAACAAAAGGGTAAATCTGTTTGGTATAAATCGTACAAAACGAGAATAGCCAAAGTGGAACGCGATTACGAGTTTGGAAAATGA
- a CDS encoding outer membrane beta-barrel protein produces MEPNHTATIFLLLFFPFFVVGQNSENAGLSKKISVGILFSPDYSYRYLNSSEEDFDGFISFRNKNEFARLGFTTGIVVHSQISNRLALESGVRFSDKGEKYEIDFNDFETFDENPAENDPLIPKKHTVRYHYYYWGIPVKINYYFLQRNVRCFVSAGVASDFFLYGKSMAVSKFEDRIEESAYKIDADFNKVNFVGLAGLGMETRISDHIQLQAGPFFRYSFTPVFNSTLEGHLYSLGINIVLLSRL; encoded by the coding sequence ATGGAACCAAACCACACTGCAACAATTTTTTTACTACTCTTTTTCCCGTTTTTTGTTGTCGGCCAAAATTCAGAAAACGCGGGTTTATCCAAAAAGATTTCAGTCGGAATCCTGTTTTCTCCTGATTATTCTTATCGATACCTTAACAGCTCAGAAGAGGATTTCGACGGTTTCATTTCGTTTAGGAATAAAAATGAATTTGCTCGGTTGGGATTTACCACCGGGATTGTTGTTCATTCCCAAATAAGTAACAGACTAGCTTTGGAATCGGGTGTTCGGTTTTCAGATAAAGGAGAGAAATATGAAATAGATTTTAACGATTTTGAAACTTTTGATGAAAATCCTGCTGAAAATGATCCGCTAATACCAAAAAAGCATACAGTAAGATATCATTACTATTATTGGGGGATTCCTGTAAAAATAAATTATTATTTTTTGCAGAGGAATGTTCGCTGCTTTGTTTCTGCCGGAGTTGCCAGCGACTTTTTTCTTTATGGAAAATCTATGGCTGTTTCAAAATTTGAAGATAGGATTGAAGAAAGCGCATACAAAATTGATGCAGATTTTAATAAAGTAAATTTTGTTGGCCTGGCAGGATTAGGAATGGAAACACGCATTTCAGATCACATACAACTTCAGGCCGGACCTTTCTTTCGTTATTCCTTTACGCCTGTATTTAATTCTACTTTGGAAGGGCATTTATATTCTTTGGGAATAAATATTGTTTTATTGAGCCGCTTATAG
- a CDS encoding helix-turn-helix domain-containing protein — MQTNKQLELAFDFVQYTGQNIFLTGKAGTGKTTFLKSLKERSPKRMIVVAPTGVAAINAGGVTIHSFFQLSFAPQVGMEEEPNRQMRFNKEKINIIRSLDLLVIDEISMVRADILDAIDKVMRRFKNKRKPFGGAQLLMIGDLQQLSPVVKREEWELLKREYETAYFFSCKALKETPYVSIELTHVFRQQDDKFISILNKVRDNILDKSAQEELNLRCNPRFVPGDEEGYITLCTHNAQAHRMNDSKLKELPSKAKLFTAHVEGNFPEYSFPTDYELHLKIGAQVMFVKNDPDPEKRFFNGKIGQVTSIGKNSVFVQCPGEEDEIEVTSLLWENVKYSIDKKTAEIKEELEGSFSQIPLKLAWAITIHKSQGLTFERAIIDAEASFAHGQVYVALSRCKTLEGLVLKTPIREHSIISDKTVGGFIQQVEENQPGETELNKAKLAFQREQLSELFRFYRAVYLVNSIAKIMEENPGSFTDIFVGDFRKMRNGLRNQLADVGDKFQQQIDKYLRQEPNVEKNSELLERIKKAADYFSEKVQEVLLDGIEQVDWDIDNSTVKKKIKQRVNDLAGEAKTKLAVLAVCRNQFSVKEIMEARARAMIESSGVKPKKQKAREILNYGDIPHPELYQELREWRTVTAVEQNIPAYMVFSQKSLVELVTYLPSGAAQLQLINGLGKRKVEQYGADILEIIQNYCAENNVERGEIPLQQKPKAEKMPKPDTKRVSLELFQAGKSIVEIANERGLAETTIAGHLAHFVRQNELDVALFLDKEKVEKIVQYFKHTDNRNLTPAREALGEAFSYADLRMGLSYFETISD, encoded by the coding sequence ATGCAAACCAACAAACAACTGGAACTAGCCTTTGACTTTGTACAATATACCGGGCAAAATATTTTTCTTACAGGAAAAGCCGGAACCGGTAAAACCACTTTTTTAAAAAGTTTAAAAGAACGTTCACCAAAGCGAATGATTGTAGTGGCGCCAACCGGTGTTGCTGCGATAAATGCAGGGGGAGTAACTATTCATTCTTTTTTTCAGCTTTCTTTTGCACCGCAAGTTGGTATGGAAGAGGAACCAAACAGGCAGATGCGTTTTAATAAAGAAAAGATCAATATTATCCGTAGTCTCGATTTGTTGGTTATTGACGAAATTAGTATGGTTCGCGCCGATATTCTGGATGCTATCGACAAAGTGATGCGCCGGTTTAAAAACAAGAGGAAGCCTTTTGGCGGTGCTCAGTTGCTTATGATTGGCGACTTGCAGCAGCTTTCTCCGGTAGTAAAACGTGAAGAGTGGGAATTGCTGAAAAGAGAATATGAAACGGCTTATTTTTTTAGCTGCAAGGCGCTAAAAGAGACACCTTATGTGAGTATCGAACTTACACACGTCTTCCGGCAACAGGACGATAAATTTATTTCGATATTAAATAAAGTGCGCGACAATATTCTTGATAAGAGCGCGCAGGAGGAGTTAAACCTGCGATGCAATCCGCGTTTTGTTCCGGGAGACGAAGAAGGGTACATTACACTTTGTACACACAATGCACAGGCACATCGAATGAATGATTCAAAGCTAAAGGAGCTGCCTTCAAAAGCAAAATTGTTTACGGCGCATGTGGAAGGGAATTTCCCCGAATATTCATTCCCAACGGATTATGAACTGCATTTAAAAATTGGTGCACAAGTGATGTTTGTAAAGAACGATCCCGACCCGGAGAAACGTTTTTTTAACGGCAAAATCGGACAAGTAACCAGTATAGGAAAGAACTCCGTTTTTGTGCAGTGCCCTGGTGAAGAGGATGAGATTGAAGTGACATCACTATTATGGGAAAATGTAAAATATTCCATCGATAAGAAAACGGCTGAAATAAAAGAGGAGTTAGAAGGTTCGTTTAGCCAGATTCCCTTAAAACTGGCCTGGGCGATAACCATCCACAAAAGCCAGGGACTTACATTTGAGCGCGCGATAATTGATGCCGAAGCTTCGTTTGCCCACGGGCAGGTTTATGTAGCGCTTAGCCGTTGTAAGACCCTGGAAGGACTGGTGCTGAAAACACCCATTCGGGAGCACAGCATTATTTCTGACAAGACGGTGGGTGGTTTTATTCAACAAGTGGAAGAAAATCAGCCGGGTGAAACGGAACTGAACAAGGCGAAATTAGCTTTTCAGCGTGAGCAGTTAAGCGAGCTTTTCCGTTTTTACAGAGCTGTTTATTTGGTAAATTCAATCGCTAAAATAATGGAGGAGAATCCGGGGAGTTTTACCGATATTTTTGTCGGGGATTTCCGAAAAATGCGGAATGGATTGCGAAATCAGTTGGCTGATGTTGGCGATAAATTTCAGCAACAGATTGATAAATACCTGAGACAAGAGCCCAATGTGGAGAAAAACAGCGAGCTTTTGGAACGAATAAAAAAGGCAGCTGATTATTTTTCTGAAAAAGTGCAGGAAGTGTTGCTTGATGGAATAGAACAGGTCGATTGGGATATTGATAACAGCACTGTGAAAAAGAAAATAAAACAACGCGTGAACGATTTGGCAGGAGAAGCGAAAACGAAGTTGGCCGTTTTGGCCGTCTGCCGCAATCAGTTTTCGGTGAAAGAAATTATGGAGGCCCGCGCCAGGGCAATGATTGAAAGCAGTGGTGTTAAACCTAAAAAACAAAAAGCCCGCGAAATCCTGAATTATGGCGATATTCCTCACCCTGAATTGTATCAGGAGTTGCGCGAGTGGCGAACAGTAACTGCAGTGGAGCAAAATATTCCGGCATATATGGTGTTTTCTCAAAAATCGTTGGTTGAGCTGGTAACTTATTTGCCATCGGGTGCGGCCCAGTTGCAGTTAATTAATGGACTCGGGAAACGAAAAGTTGAACAATATGGCGCTGACATCCTCGAAATAATTCAAAATTATTGTGCTGAAAATAATGTTGAAAGGGGCGAAATCCCGTTGCAACAAAAACCAAAAGCAGAGAAAATGCCAAAACCCGATACAAAAAGGGTAAGCCTTGAATTGTTTCAGGCAGGAAAGTCAATTGTTGAAATTGCGAATGAACGTGGTTTGGCAGAAACAACCATTGCGGGGCATTTAGCTCATTTTGTTCGGCAGAATGAATTGGATGTGGCGCTGTTTCTCGATAAAGAAAAGGTGGAGAAAATAGTTCAATATTTTAAACATACAGACAACCGAAACTTAACACCAGCCCGGGAAGCTTTGGGCGAAGCGTTTAGCTACGCCGATTTGCGTATGGGACTGAGTTACTTTGAAACAATAAGTGATTAG
- a CDS encoding DMT family transporter, with translation MKIFYTVIVLLIGSLLAIQGSINTQLTTFLKHPLQGALVNFLVGFLCLVALNIIFRTQIPDWGHVKTAPAHLFIGGLLGAIFVSSVIFFIPKIGVSTVLAASIAGQLIAASVIDHFGFLGLATHPISVGRIAGILLLLGGIFLIQKY, from the coding sequence ATGAAGATATTTTACACAGTTATTGTTCTACTGATTGGCTCTTTATTGGCTATCCAGGGAAGCATAAACACGCAGTTGACTACATTTCTCAAACATCCGTTACAAGGAGCATTGGTAAATTTTCTGGTTGGTTTTTTATGTTTAGTGGCCCTTAATATTATTTTCAGAACACAAATACCGGATTGGGGACATGTAAAAACAGCGCCGGCACATCTTTTTATCGGCGGGTTACTGGGAGCAATTTTTGTTTCATCGGTTATTTTTTTCATACCAAAAATTGGCGTCAGTACGGTGTTGGCGGCATCCATTGCCGGACAGTTAATCGCGGCTTCTGTCATCGACCATTTTGGATTTTTGGGTCTGGCTACTCACCCGATTTCTGTTGGGCGAATCGCAGGGATACTGCTTCTGCTGGGTGGAATTTTTCTGATTCAAAAATATTAA
- a CDS encoding inositol monophosphatase family protein, producing MLNLSNDLETALKAARAAAQIIEKNYNKTQDSSVKDGSKGLVTETDLEADRAIVKILTENSAYPILSEESGFTGNSDGPIWVIDPLDGTNNFARSIPLFGVSIGLMSGKESLVGVIIDPIHKEEYYASKGDGAFCNGKRIQLPAFDTEYIPMIFLNHGYDENHRDKFKKFTAATASSYNTLKLGTTAIELIQVASGAVDGFICVGDELWDFAAGMVITREAGCVFTDWQGKAWDGKNSQLLVTRPEIHEDLVERLKFI from the coding sequence ATGCTCAACCTTTCCAACGATTTAGAAACAGCGCTTAAAGCCGCTCGTGCGGCGGCTCAAATCATTGAAAAGAATTATAACAAAACCCAGGATTCCAGTGTAAAAGACGGGTCGAAAGGACTGGTTACAGAAACAGATTTAGAGGCTGACAGGGCCATCGTTAAGATTCTTACAGAAAATTCGGCATATCCTATTTTGAGTGAAGAGAGTGGTTTTACCGGAAATTCCGACGGTCCGATTTGGGTTATCGATCCGCTGGACGGAACCAATAATTTTGCACGCTCTATCCCGCTTTTTGGTGTTTCTATTGGGCTGATGTCGGGCAAAGAATCATTGGTTGGAGTAATTATCGATCCTATTCACAAAGAAGAATATTACGCAAGCAAAGGAGACGGTGCTTTTTGTAATGGAAAGCGTATACAGCTTCCGGCTTTCGACACAGAATACATTCCTATGATTTTTCTGAATCACGGCTACGATGAAAACCACCGCGACAAATTCAAAAAATTTACTGCGGCCACTGCCTCTTCCTACAATACGTTAAAATTGGGTACCACAGCTATCGAACTCATTCAGGTAGCAAGCGGAGCTGTAGATGGATTTATTTGTGTGGGAGATGAACTTTGGGATTTTGCCGCCGGAATGGTTATCACCCGGGAAGCCGGTTGTGTTTTTACCGATTGGCAAGGAAAAGCATGGGATGGAAAAAACAGTCAATTGCTGGTTACCCGCCCGGAAATTCATGAAGATTTGGTTGAACGACTAAAATTCATCTAA
- a CDS encoding zinc-binding dehydrogenase — protein sequence MKNTNNTQPTSSFSSPSGRSGGALTKAVRLYGKKDLRLEEFELPQVKDDEILAKVVSDSICMSSYKAATQGTDHKRVPNDAAENPIIIGHEFAGEIVEVGAQWQHKFKSGQKFSIQPAIYYEDGPVGILSAPGYSYQNIGGDATHVIIPKDVLIQDCLLAYDGPGFYPASLSEPLSCVIGAMHANYHTTPGSYIHQMEIKQGGKMAILAGVGPMGLAAINYVITREDRKPSLMVVTDIAQDRLDRAADIFPTEWAKENGIELIYLNTGDIENPVEKLKEISGGGYDDVFVFAPVAPVVEQADAILGHDGCLNFFAGPSNPEFSAKLNFYNVHYAYTHIVGTSGGNNDDMVEALDCMSKGLDPAGLITHVGGLNAVAETTLNLPNIPGGKKLIYTHKNLPLAAISDFEEMGKTNPLYAELAKLVAKTKGLWNVEAEEYLLANAPEI from the coding sequence ATGAAAAATACAAATAACACTCAACCAACTTCGTCTTTTTCCTCCCCTTCGGGGAGGTCAGGAGGGGCCCTCACAAAAGCAGTACGATTATACGGAAAAAAAGATTTGCGATTGGAAGAATTTGAACTTCCGCAAGTTAAAGATGACGAAATTTTAGCAAAAGTAGTGTCGGACAGTATTTGTATGTCGAGTTACAAAGCCGCAACACAGGGAACTGACCACAAGCGCGTTCCGAACGATGCCGCCGAAAATCCGATAATTATCGGGCATGAATTTGCAGGCGAAATTGTAGAAGTTGGCGCGCAGTGGCAGCACAAATTTAAATCGGGGCAAAAATTTTCCATTCAACCTGCTATTTATTACGAAGACGGGCCCGTAGGGATTCTAAGTGCACCCGGTTATTCTTATCAAAATATTGGTGGCGATGCCACTCATGTAATTATTCCGAAAGACGTACTTATTCAGGACTGTTTGCTGGCTTACGACGGCCCTGGTTTTTATCCGGCCTCGCTTTCCGAGCCACTAAGCTGCGTAATCGGCGCAATGCATGCAAATTATCATACTACGCCTGGTTCGTATATCCACCAAATGGAAATTAAACAAGGTGGAAAAATGGCGATTCTTGCGGGAGTTGGCCCGATGGGACTCGCTGCAATAAATTACGTAATTACCCGCGAAGACCGCAAGCCCTCGTTAATGGTAGTTACTGACATTGCCCAGGATCGTCTCGACCGTGCAGCCGACATTTTCCCGACAGAATGGGCAAAAGAAAATGGAATTGAATTAATTTATCTGAATACCGGTGATATTGAAAATCCGGTTGAAAAATTAAAAGAAATTTCCGGTGGTGGTTACGACGATGTTTTTGTTTTTGCTCCTGTAGCTCCCGTGGTTGAACAGGCTGATGCAATTTTGGGCCACGATGGTTGTTTAAACTTTTTTGCAGGTCCATCGAACCCTGAATTCTCCGCAAAATTAAATTTTTACAACGTTCATTATGCATATACACACATCGTGGGAACATCGGGCGGAAACAACGACGACATGGTTGAAGCACTCGATTGTATGAGTAAAGGATTGGACCCGGCAGGATTAATTACGCACGTTGGAGGGCTGAATGCTGTTGCCGAGACCACACTCAATCTTCCAAATATTCCCGGCGGAAAAAAATTGATTTACACACATAAAAACTTACCTTTGGCAGCCATTTCCGATTTTGAAGAAATGGGAAAAACTAATCCACTTTATGCGGAACTGGCAAAATTGGTAGCAAAAACAAAAGGCTTGTGGAATGTGGAAGCTGAGGAATATTTGCTGGCAAACGCGCCGGAAATTTAA
- a CDS encoding SDR family NAD(P)-dependent oxidoreductase, with product MKPEIKDLIDVSRFYGQNKGYVIAGGGNTSYKDESNLWIKASGTNLGNIDEDGFCVLDRQKLNDIPKQQFSEDSAAREEQVKNALLNARVNPDSGLRPSVETSLHNLFSYSFVVHTHMTLVNGLMCSQLAKEKTLEIFGEEVLYVPYSDPGYILFKIIADEIAKYNEKYSCDPKIVLIQNHGIFVAANSIDEINGIYAGIESKLKSTFDAFPEEKEIAVSDKMVEVLPAVRMLLSEEKLKVATAFNSSWVSGFIENKETFEKGLSRPFNPDQMVYCMAEYLFIENSETSENIISEAQSKIKEFKSRRGVMPKIIFIQNEGVIAAEDSAASVEYLKDIVNDFCQISKLSENFGGQHPMTPEQVAFIESWEVENYRKKVSLGGKPQGRLENRIIIVTGAAQGFGAGVAQVLHNDGANIIVADLNEEKGKEFAGELNAKGTKNKAFFVKANVSDGASVENLIIETVLKFGGLDVMISNAGILRAGSLDEMDQATFELMTKVNYTGYFLCSKYAQKVMKIQHKYKPEFYMDIIQINSKSGLKGSNKNFAYAGGKFGGIGLTQSFALELMPFNIKVNSICPGNFFDGPLWSDPENGLFVQYLKAGKVPGAKTIGDVKAFYEAQVPAGRGCTAEDVAKAIFYVIDQEYETGQAVPVTGGQNMLK from the coding sequence ATGAAACCGGAAATAAAAGATTTAATCGACGTTTCACGCTTTTACGGACAAAACAAGGGATACGTAATTGCTGGGGGCGGAAACACTTCTTATAAAGATGAAAGTAATCTTTGGATAAAAGCCAGCGGCACCAACCTCGGAAATATTGATGAAGATGGATTTTGTGTGCTTGATCGTCAAAAATTAAACGACATTCCGAAACAACAATTTTCTGAAGATTCGGCCGCACGCGAAGAACAGGTAAAAAATGCACTTTTAAATGCGCGTGTTAATCCGGATTCCGGCTTGCGCCCATCGGTAGAAACTTCGCTGCATAATTTATTTAGCTACAGTTTTGTTGTACACACCCACATGACTTTGGTAAATGGCTTAATGTGCAGCCAACTGGCAAAAGAAAAAACGCTGGAAATTTTTGGAGAAGAAGTGCTTTATGTTCCTTATTCTGATCCAGGATACATTTTGTTCAAAATAATAGCCGACGAAATTGCAAAATACAACGAAAAATATAGCTGCGACCCGAAAATTGTGCTTATCCAAAACCATGGAATATTTGTGGCTGCCAATTCAATAGATGAAATCAACGGCATTTACGCAGGAATAGAATCAAAATTAAAAAGCACTTTCGATGCATTTCCTGAGGAAAAAGAAATCGCTGTGTCCGACAAAATGGTAGAAGTTCTGCCGGCTGTAAGGATGTTGCTTTCGGAAGAAAAATTAAAAGTTGCCACCGCTTTTAACAGCTCCTGGGTTTCCGGTTTTATTGAAAACAAAGAAACTTTCGAAAAAGGACTTTCCCGTCCGTTCAATCCCGACCAAATGGTGTATTGTATGGCGGAATATCTTTTTATTGAAAATAGTGAGACTTCGGAAAATATTATTTCAGAAGCACAATCGAAAATCAAAGAATTTAAATCGCGCAGAGGCGTGATGCCCAAAATCATTTTTATTCAAAACGAAGGCGTGATTGCAGCGGAAGATTCAGCAGCTTCCGTTGAATATTTAAAAGACATCGTAAACGATTTCTGCCAAATCAGTAAACTCTCTGAAAACTTTGGCGGTCAGCACCCGATGACTCCCGAGCAGGTTGCTTTTATTGAAAGCTGGGAAGTAGAAAATTATCGTAAAAAAGTTTCGCTGGGAGGAAAACCGCAAGGCCGGCTGGAAAACCGGATTATAATTGTTACCGGCGCGGCACAGGGATTTGGTGCCGGCGTTGCACAGGTTCTCCACAATGACGGGGCTAACATTATTGTTGCCGACCTGAATGAGGAGAAGGGAAAGGAATTTGCCGGGGAACTCAACGCAAAAGGGACAAAAAACAAAGCCTTTTTTGTGAAAGCAAATGTTTCCGATGGCGCTTCTGTGGAAAATCTGATAATTGAAACCGTACTTAAATTTGGCGGTTTGGATGTAATGATTTCCAACGCCGGAATTTTACGCGCGGGCAGTTTGGACGAAATGGATCAGGCTACTTTCGAGCTAATGACAAAAGTAAATTACACAGGTTATTTCCTTTGTTCGAAATACGCGCAAAAAGTGATGAAAATCCAGCACAAATACAAACCAGAATTTTATATGGACATCATCCAAATCAACTCAAAATCGGGTTTAAAAGGCAGCAATAAAAACTTTGCATACGCCGGAGGAAAATTTGGAGGAATCGGCCTCACACAGTCGTTTGCACTTGAATTGATGCCGTTCAATATCAAAGTAAATTCCATTTGTCCGGGGAACTTTTTTGACGGCCCGCTGTGGAGCGACCCTGAAAATGGATTGTTTGTTCAATATTTAAAAGCAGGAAAAGTGCCGGGGGCCAAAACCATTGGCGATGTTAAAGCGTTTTATGAAGCACAGGTTCCTGCCGGACGTGGTTGCACCGCAGAAGATGTGGCAAAAGCCATTTTTTATGTTATCGATCAGGAATACGAAACAGGACAGGCAGTACCCGTTACCGGCGGACAAAATATGTTGAAATAA